In Panulirus ornatus isolate Po-2019 chromosome 9, ASM3632096v1, whole genome shotgun sequence, one genomic interval encodes:
- the LOC139750106 gene encoding uncharacterized protein, which produces MGMKVVMVVVMVALLVGLASSAPERLSRKQALEKAFEDRSTVEAIIQCFLGNKTCTSEEKKIKERAMATMRNFGVCPDTMCTPEEREEMTRAMTLLQKKHGDLWAQLIASMFGIDITGK; this is translated from the exons atggggatgaaggtggtgatggtggtggtgatggtggccctgcTGGTGGGCCTGGCCTCCTCTGCGCCAGAGAGGCTCTCCAGGAAGCAGGCCCTGGAGAAGGCCTTCGAGGACCGGAGCACGGTGGAGGCCATCATCCAGTGCTTCCTGGGGAACAAGACCTGCACATCTGAGGAGAAGAAGATCAAGG AGCGCGCCATGGCCACCATGAGGAACTTCGGTGTGTGCCCAGACACCATGTGTACACCGGAGGAGCGAGAGGAGATGACCAGAGCCATGACGCTCCTGCAGAAGAAACATGGAGACCTCTGGGCCCAACTGATCGCCTCCATGTTCGGTATCGACATCACGGGAAAATAa